tttctgtAGACCATCATCATACAAAATGACTATCAAATATGGAAACCTTTTACGTGTTGAATCATTATTTGCCTGTTGGTAACGCTGTGCAAGGAACATAccactttaaaatgaaaaaacacttctCCATGACCCTGCTTTCCTTCCACTTCTTGTGACTACAACATGATCTTCAAAGTGTTCCTCGTGCTCACTATCACTTGTGTCTGATCCTACAACACCATATACTTGATCACTCTCCTCCTCAatactttcactttcaacttcTTCATGGTCACTGTCTTCACTCTCCTCCTCAatactttcactttcaacttcTTCATGGTCACTGTCTTCACTCTCCTCTTCAGCATTCTCAGAGTCACTTCTGGGCGCATCTTCCTGATTCTGGATGTGTCTTTTAATCAGTTGTATTTTTGCCCGCTTATTACCTGTGGTTTGAAGATTGTGTTTCTTGAGATATTTAGTAAGTTCACTAACTAAAAGTGTGGAAAGGGAATCATTGCCCACCAGTTCATGCCAATCGTAGTCATCATACTCCaacaatttaaattttgcttcttTTTGGCCTATTAAGGCTAACTTAAattaattgtttgtctcaaagcccacctatttttcaaaaactttattgttttgctattttttatatttttttttaaagatttttttcaaatgttttttcaattaatgtcaaaatgttttttcgggatgtttgcaaaataaaattaagaaaataaaaaagaaaacttgGATTTGTGGGATATCGAATGCGTGTCCATTTGCTAAATGCTTgctggggctttgagacaaacattttttaatttggcctaattGGAAAAATCATTGGTTTGTGTGAAATTTGATGCGGAAATTGAGTCTAACACTCTCGCCCTTTCCAAAATGTATGATTTGAGTACATAACTTTGAAAGGTAAAACTTgacagcattttgtatttttcacaaaatttaggTTTGCGTACCCCATGCCCCAGCAAAAAGTAATTTACAAGCCAAGAAAAGTAGTGGGATCTGTCCTTTTGTCAAGATTAAAATTTGaatagtaataattatatttgtcttCATATACTGGTTAAAAATTCAATTTACTTTTGGATCATAtcaataaggccgtataaaattaatgttttggttctcgtcccctccctcgtcaatttctgggatttgtccgattttttttttttttgagacttcaattattttagactttggaatgattcatgaatttttcatacatataaataagtttattagagaacaaggatcacttccaagtctttttgtggcactctaggggtttatccctcagaatctcacatttgaaaagaaaaaaaaagcgcctcatcgtttcctcgagcactgtttgaaaagaccgaaaactactgacaatgctgattttacattggaaaaaaaaaaaaaaaaaaaacacctccctccctcatcaattcatgaaaatcctctgggacgagaaccaaaatattaattttatactggCCTAATACACATTTTTCATTCAAGAAAACAGTTTAGAATTGTGGGTTAGTACATTGATACTTTTGTATATGATTAATATTTTCCTGGGTTAGTCAGGCTGTAAGACTTTTTTCTCCGTCTGCTTTTAGATTTgcacatacattttgtattttgtactttAATGGTTTTGAAAGAGTGTACTGTGCTGTTTTGTAGGTGTAGAATAGTAATAACAACATCTGTATTTgtagcaaaagcaaaaatgaaaatactttcaaatttgttTCAAGCTTGTGGTGAAAGTGCTGGCTGCTTGGGGCCATGGTGATAATTGCGTAGCACCTAACATGCACGTACATTGCAAGTATTTGCACATTTTACACATCAAAAGAACGAGGCCCTGTAGCCTGCACTTTCACAAACCTTggaacaattttgactttcactgTAAAGCCTtgtttgtacattgtattttatgttacatgtaatccAAGAAAACATGTCATGCCACCAAGGCTGTCAAAAGATTAAATAAAGTAGTGAATATGCACATATGCTTTAATATCAACATGTACTACCGCTCTGTCACTCTGCTTTTCCTGTTttacagtggtttttttttttttttaatatactggGGGAAAAATTCATGTTCCCCCCCAAATGGAATAAATATAATTCGTGTTCCCCCCAATCATAATAGAATttttttcgtgttccccccttcAATCCTCCATCCCCCCCTCTGGCGTAAATAGTGACTGCCCccttagcttctcaaaacatacaatttataatataccatctgtcaaaggcattaattttgcccgacagccagatgggtggctagctaagaccctggcccTCTGTTagactttttgacccaaaaaggtGAAAAAAGTGGACCATTGTGAATTTGGAGGGAGGTCAACCCCCCCTTGAAAGATAATTTGCCTCTAGTTCCCTCTTCAGAAATCCTGGCTATGTCACTGATGGGGTGTCTGTGTATGTGTGTAGGATCAGGGCCTACATTGTACATTGGGAGTAGCTAGAACAATCAATATCAATCAGGGCCACACATTCTTATTTTAATTCAGTAGTAAAATtaacaggcctcgaaataaggagggccctCGGGCtccgaaaatcagtgagggcccgctAAAGGTACATCCGGCACGACCGGCAGGCACAAATGGCCCACAAAAAATGTACCATTTTTCTCACTtatttgtggggttcataggttaaaaccaatgacctaaattcgggcccacaaaaatttgtgagggccctcaaacattttagatcgagggcccaaatggccctcagaaattctggcttattttgaGGCCTGAAAATTCATGATGATTTCATCTTATTTTCCCGTTTCAGAGGAGTATGCAGCATTAGAAGAAACACTAAACCAATTAGACTCATGCCTGGAtgatttagaagaaaaaaatgactcACTCAATGCCAAGTTAAAGGCACTTCTAGAATCAAGCAAGGAATCAGATGCAGAGACATCAAGAGACGGTGACAAAGATAACTCAGATATTCCAAAAGATTCACACGGTGTAACACACTAACAGACATTCCTTGGATTTGATGGCTGCTGTGACAAAGATAACTCGGACATCCCAAAAGATTCACACGGTGCAACACACTAACAAACATTCCTTGGATTTTATGGCTGCTGTGACAAAGATAACTCGGACATTCCAAAAGATTCACACAGTGCGGCACACTAACAAACATTCCTTGGATTTGATGGCTGCTGAAGCAGGTGACATGTTGCACAGAGGCACTAGACCATGCCTAGATAATCAAAGATGATGTTCTTGTACAATTGGAGTGTGGTTATTTAATATTTagtgaccgttcacaaacacttgttaggggggcctgatgcaaaaaggggggccctgaaaatatttgaccctcctaaggagggacctgaaaaaaatgaccagtttaaaaaaaattgagtttatatatgcttttctatggggttgacccataattttcatgtcaaaaaggggggccctgaaatttttgaggtctgtaaaggggggccccaaaaatttttcgtgatgaaatttttttgcatcaggccccccttacaagtgtttgtgaatggtcccttatgaAGGGGgtgttggaattaagcatttttttatgcgtagcaaaatttgctttcgttacttttgtttgtttgtttgtttacccaggttggtccgtgaggaacacatgctaatccatggaaaaccatggaccgttccaagctcatacaaatgcacaagcctggatagccagtgtaggctaatatattcatgctggcctagatagctttgataaacaaagcaagaaatggaagaaaatagctaggaaaaagagaaaagagagaaggccactcccaaacacaattgtacaattttactcttagcccttacttcgtgagaaaggaaactggaattccaatctcaggccccgatgcaaaggcttgttCTCTTTGTACATTCACATACttgtgtagcaaattgataaaattgtgtagcattttgctactcgattccagctatttccaacgctggaaggggctatcattttctttggacgTTGGAAGGGTTGGTCAGTGTTCCTATTAAGTGGTAATTTGGGCATCAGGGATTTGCTGGCAGATGACCAAAATTTCACTACAGGTTACCCGTCAGGGTAGCCTTACAAAAAGTATAACCTGATTTGTTTCCCGCAATTTGAACACTGCCAGAGCGGATTCAATATTTTTGACCCATGACCCCTCCTTTTACATGTGGTTGACATTTATTTTTGTGGGGCCATCATTATGAAAGTGAGGGGTGGTCCCAAATATGTCAGTGACAAGAACTGATTcaatattttgccccccccatcTGATTCTGAGTTGATCATTTTTATGACCTACCATTTGCATGTAAACAAAGTGAAATACAAGGGAAAATGATGCAGGTTCAATGATGTAAAGCTTCATAACTCACATGTTTTTGTGTTAACAATTTTAGATCCCTGTCATCAAATATTTATGAACCCCACATATTTGGgactccttccaaagaaaatgacagcccctaaaatCTTATGGGTCAGCAACTCAGAACCATGGACCAAAGATGGCACAGGGAAACCAGTGGCATGCAGGCTGTCTTGAAAaggatgaaataaaaatataaacctatactctgatcagctctggcgtacacacagctaggcgcagAACCTACGCGAACTGTGCTTTGCGTGAATgacacatgcttttgtgaatttacgtgtgcataagttggaactttattgactcgcgcagtaacaaaaaccgaataattcctgcCTATAAAGAGTTGATCATAGTATAGTCATTGACCTACATCATGCTACATGTAGCGTGCTGAAAGGTTATAAGTGGCCAAGTTGTAATGTTTATTGGATATGCAGTGTACATGcatgtatatctatacaattttcacCCTGACGTGGCAGCGACGTCAGTCCGTGTTTCATTGGTGCAGCTTCAAATCACTAGTATTCGCTCAAAGCACTGGCGTATATGCGCATGCTTAAAGTCATCGCATAGATGTGGGAGCGAAACCGCCGTCTCAACGTGTTGATAtcactgccacattagggtgaaaaatggtatagcagagcttaaggtggtactataaccccttgataaatttgtgactatttttgcatttttctcaaaaaataataacacactggtaacaaaaaagtTATGTACGATAtatattaccgtattggtccgagtatagtcccacccgtttttatgtgaacatttttcacaattgggggtgggattatactcaatttcaaaaaaaaaaaaaaaaaaaaattcaaatttttttccggtttggagtgtcctggacctagacctagatgctaggatcattcatggttgaccttaaaaaaaaaaaaatttcaagatattttgtattttaatatgaaaattgatactttgttttcatgtcatactctattaatgatttcaaaatgcattcaaattcaatgcattttgaaatcattaatagagtatgacatgaatacaaattatcaattttcatattaaaaatacaaaacatctgaaatgttttttttttttttttttttttttttttttttatttttgtattttttaatatttttaaaaaaaaaaataataataataatttttttttttttttttaacaatttctgaaatttttgaaaaatgggggtgggattatactcgagcgtgggactatactcgggaCGAATCAcggtatatgtatattataggggcaaggaatccagttactacactggaatttcagtgactaaagacaagcggtatgttatttatgtaaagaaaagaggtaccactagaatgtacctcatttcttttaaTGAAACACTTTGTCTtgatttcagtgaagtaattggatttcttgcccctataatatacataacttttgttaccagtgtgtagttagggggtgtagtaccaccttaaagaataTGGGTGTTAATGGAGTGAATGGCTCTCATATTTTATAGCATAGTAAAATGAGCACCAGTCAATGATCTGGGCAATTTTTCTGttgaaaatcaacaaaatatcgCCATAAAGTATCAATTCTGGTGCCTAGTTCCAACAAAATTCATTCCAAGTAGGGGTGttattttcgggtaattttgtgcccgggtacccggcatATTTTTCGGGTacttgaaattgcaaaaaaataaataaataatttttttttttttttttttttttaatttttttcggttttgtagtgtctctggacctagacctaaatgctaggatcatggttgacctaaaaaaaaattgaattttgcacattgttttgtgtttttaatctgaaaattgatacatagtatgacatgaaaactacatgtatgtatcaattttcagattaaaacCTAAAACAATGtgtaaaatcgatttttttttaaatttttttttaggtcaaccatgatcctagcatttaggtctaggtccagagacactacaaaaccaaaaaaaaacttgaaaatttaaaaaaaaaaaaaaattaaaaattcctgcccgggtaataggattatcgggcgggactcgaattcccgggactcactcacacccttaattCCAAGTTTATTCATcatatttttaaatggaattcaCGCATCTTTTGCAATATTATTGTAAAAAGctgttaataatattatgaaatCGACTATTCCCATATTTATTTGGACATGAACTTCACTAAAATCAGCTATATGAATATGATTTTTGAGCCTCATTTGAAGTTTAGATTATTTACGATAAATTAAATTCCTCTGTTTTTAGTCCAAAGATATATATAGTAACACAATTTCAATGGAACCTCACATTGCGACTCAGATTTTAAATTGTGTTTTAATTTGTGTCATCAGATCATTAAATTAACAACCAGTAGCAGTTTGTCACAAagttaaaaaattaaataaaacaagcgAAATTAAGACAAAGAAGGTATGACAATTAAGTTACTGTGGTATTCTATTCAATGAATTATACTGTCAGGTTTTTGTAAGTGGATACAACGCATGTTGATTTTCTCTATTGCCTTTGTTTCACAAAGTTCTATTAACATTAAATATACTTGAATGCTCTTACAATTACCGGTATTATAAATGCTTTATATAGTTTCTgtatattattataaattttcTATAAATGTGACGAGATCAAGGGAAATGAAGCGGATGTCGCTgataatgattttgagatattggcaaagaaagtgttgaaGTACTTCTGTTTTATATATTGTTTTCAGAGGTtggtaaattgatgtaacttcacacaAAGAAAAGACACATCAATttagggttttcagtttctgagcTCTAAATGTCCTAAACAtgtgtaaaatgtatttttgacAAGAGTCgatatgtgactcattccccttgatcatgtcacaaataaccTACATAATGttagcagcatgtagactgatattggactctgtcatattgacataagcttaaaaaagttaccttttcagagtctgagttgagcaaagGCGTAGCTTGCGGcacgccatcacggcgtcttcattcagcgtagtgattacactcctccggtcacctgaccacccgCTGGGTGGTCAAGTGGCAACAGATCGtcatagatggcgggcaggtcgtatccggcatccctgttgagtgtaggtCTTTGGGTCTTGATCTCTAAGGCTTCTCTGATCTTTCGGTTCCAGAAGTGGTCCTCCCTACCGATAACTTCAACATTGTCCAAACTGATGTCGTGCTGGTGATTAGATTTGTGTTCACCAACCGCTGTCAGAGGAGCTGTGGTTCTAGTGTGTTCTTTAACCCTAGTGGCTAGGGCTCTTGCTGTCTCTCCAACATAGGTGTCCGTGCACTCGGGGCAGCTGATTTTATATATCACTCCACATTTATTGGTGTCCGGGGttttgtccttgggatggacAAGAAAGGATCTTATAGTGTTGACCGGCTTGTGGTAGGCATTGACCCCGTGGTCACGGAAgtgtttgtttacaaacaaaccCACGGTGCGGCGATGGGTTCGCCAGTCTCCCCTATTGTTGCGAACCTATATATGGAGACTTTTGAGACTAGGGCCCTCGCTACGGCACCCCACCCTCCCtctgtttggttttgttatgTTGTGACACATTCGTGCTCATTCATGAATACGACATTGATGTTTTCACCACTCACATCAATAGCTTAGATCCAAACATCAAGTTCACTACGGAACCGGAACAGGAGGGCAAACTCCCTTTCCTGGACACCTGCATACACGTCAACGATGATGGTATACGAAAGTCACAATCTACAGAAAGCCCCACACACTGACCAGTACTTGAACTTTGACTCTAACCACCATCTTGAGCATAAGCGGTCAGTCGTGAGAACGCTACTGGACAGAGTTGATAAACTTGTTACCTCCGAGGACGACAAAGAGCAAGAAAGAAACCATATCAAATCTGCGCTTAAAGCGAATGGATACGAGACTTGGATGCTCAAAACGCCTAAGcctaagaagaagaaagatctcaAAGACACTACCGTCCAAACGAGAAAGATCAATGTCCCCCTCCCATATGTCAAGGGTCTGTCGGAAAAGCTGACCCACATCTTCCGTGACCACGGGTCAATGCCTACCACAAGCCGGTCAACACTATAAGATCCTTTCTTgtccatcccaaggacaaaaCCCGGACGCCAATAAATGTGGAGTGATATATAAAATCAGCTGCCCCGAGTGCACGGACACCTATGTTGGAGAGACAGCAAGAGCCCTAGCCACTAGGGTTAAAGAACACACTAGAACCACAGCTCCTCTGACAGCGGTTGGTGAACACAAATCTAATCACCAGCACGACATCAGTTTGGACAATGTTGAAGTTATCGGTAGGGAGGACCACTTCTGGAACCGAAAGATCAGAGAAGCCTTAGAGATCAAGACCCAAAGacctacactcaacagggatgccggatacgacctgcccgccatctatgaCGATCTGCTGCCACTTgtcaggtgaccggaggagtgtaatcactacgctgaatgaagacgccgtgatggcgtcgcaagctacgtctttgctcaactcagactctgaaaaggtaactttttaagcttactaCATAATGTTGTACAAAATGGTTAAATTTTCAACTCCAACTTTTATTGACACTGTCTCCTTACTACATTGTATTTACTCATAATATGCCAAATCAGTATGCTCATGACTAAATTGTAAAATTTGTActtatttataattattgtataaactaatgattgattgcAATTTTCAGATCATGAACCTAAATTGACAACTTGCTGTATTAATAATAGTTCTGTACAATAAATCATGCTATTTATAAATGTGCACAAATTTCCAGTATGTGTACAACGCATGGACATTGTTATGGGTTTACAAGAGGAAGTGATCACATGTTTGTGCAGGGCTCGAAATACCAAAATATCCTAGGGCCAAACTAAAAtggtcatattgggctattccagatgtattccgcaccccctcccccccccatggaagacatttaaaaaatacaattccagctggaattgagatgtgtctagaattccagcagtcattttagcaaagattccggctggagggtatggaagacattgagattaggtgaaattcggCTGCTAAAATAAGcgaaaaaaacaagagtggggattgtgaaaggccatgatgtgcctatggaagacattcacatttcttaatattccggctggaaaatggacaaaaatacTCCAATTCCAGtagaatcttcacttatgatcaccatctcgattaacctatgaaagacttttacttgaattctggctggaaacaaaaaatgttctaattccagctggaaccctatggaagacatttacatttacgtgaattcggctggccatattagacatattaccacaattcggcagtgtcttccatgggtttttcctgacatgcaattcggctgtcaatttagccccaaattccggaagtgtcttccatagggggggggtgcggaatacatctggaatagcccaaactgTTTGAGAACAGAGAAGAGTTACTTGCTGGATGGATCACCTATATGCATTAGTTCACGGAGCAATCAGGTATAATATTTGGTCCACGTACAGCAAATAACTTTTCTTTTAACGGCTCGGTCAGAAGTAAGCATAAAACTATGCATAAtgccaaattaatgaaattatatAGCCAGATGGTAGTGAAACTAACAATTTTAATATAGTACTATAATAgataatttatctatttattccaATCCATTCATGCACCAATTCCACTTGAGTGGGAGGGGTGTTGAGGAATTAACACACACATTGTCTAATCTATAAGCCTGGGAAGAATGATGGATCGGACACAATAGGAGGGCAAAGTCCACTTAAAGTAAAGCATGCTTTACCCAAACTGAGCCCTCCTAATATATccaccatttttcaaaaatgtttttggggtGAAACATATTCAACACCTCTTTCACTCAAGGGTAACTGACAGGTGTATCGAGTAAACGGATTATGATAAGGTGGCAAAATTGAAAGTGTATTAACtatgaaatattgtgcaatatCATGATATAAATTGTGTATATCGCATATTAATATTTGTATATGGGTTTAGTGCCAGATAGGAAtcgcaataaaaaaaattataaaaatgataGAAATGAAAGAGCCAACATTTGCAATGTGtatgtacactaagccaaaaaagaaacttataatttttcacaaggtcatatcttaaaatcctgtctatcaaaattaaacaaaattacacacaggattgcctcaatactctactctaaccacatgtcactaactatgcagttgtccaactgacacaacagcaaaatgcactgacatgcaacaccttcctggaccacattcacagcgcaacagatttctttggctgggttccaattattcgcatgtgaatgtgatcccggaagctgttccgtgtcagtgtattttactgttgtgacagttggacaactgcttggttactgacatgtgtttagaatagagtattgaagtaatcctgtgtgtaatttttgttcatgtacaggcgaaaaattggaacccagccaaagaaatctgttgcgctgtgaatgtggtccaggaaggtgttgcatgtcagtgtattttgctgttgtgtcagttggacaactgtttggttactgaccagtgtttagagtagagtattgaagtaatcctgtgtgcaatttttgttcatttttatggagaggattttaagatatgaccttgtgaaaaattataagtttcttttttggcttagtgtattttaTTGGTGTTTTTACATTCCTgtaaatcctgttacatcatatTTACAACCAGTTCTTTTGAAATTTATCTACTTTATTCAACTCacaagtattttgtgattctagcatcctcttttcgttatatgtttgagtagatatccacacaaaaaagAGTTATTCTCAAAATTTATTCTGTAAGCTGTATAATCCCATCTTGATACAAGGCTAATACTGAGTACACTTTTATGAATGTACATGTACACTAGAGGAAGTTtgggatgagaaaacggacattttggtgagaaacggccaaaatggaaataattttaattttctcattcttttggatgagaaaataatgtttgttttgagctCACTGGGGATTACCAACAATCGGcacttgagagctaagactgcgcccttgacgttgatgtcacaacggtattttctaattgccacagcacaggaggcgcttttcacttgcacaatttttttttagacaggctgtatatctgGCAATGCTGACTCAACCAGAACATGACAGAACAATTTCAGAGTTATGGCCCATTTTGACATTCGACACCTTGTAGGAAGCATAAGGGAcattagtcctgccagcaagacttcagtctttatcataaacataatgacatctacggacctgaagtcttgcagcggtacatagggatgcactgtacgtttaagaaatccaaacttca
Above is a genomic segment from Amphiura filiformis chromosome 17, Afil_fr2py, whole genome shotgun sequence containing:
- the LOC140137572 gene encoding uncharacterized protein, which encodes MAKMNGSSENDKFSTDGPGDGKQDPEPEDMEHDMNDENVGEEEYAALEETLNQLDSCLDDLEEKNDSLNAKLKALLESSKESDAETSRDGDKDNSDIPKDSHGVTH